A genomic window from Peromyscus maniculatus bairdii isolate BWxNUB_F1_BW_parent chromosome 1, HU_Pman_BW_mat_3.1, whole genome shotgun sequence includes:
- the Nrip3 gene encoding nuclear receptor-interacting protein 3 isoform X1, with translation MAQLSVIPGSAAAWTGLLTEGGRKETDMREAASLRQQRRMKQAVQFIHKDSADLLPLDGLKKLGSSKDTQPHNILQRRLMETNLSKLRSSRVPWASKTNKFNQTKSEGLKKCEDDDMILVSCQCAGKDVKALVDTGCQYNLISSVCVDRLGLKDHVKSHKHEGEKLSLPRHLKVVGQIEHLLITVGSLRLDCPAAVVDDNERNLSLGLQTLRSLKCIINLDKHRLIIGKTDKEEIPFVETVSSNEANTSEA, from the exons ATGGCTCAGCTGTCAGTGATTCCCGGATCGGCCGCGGCGTGGACAG GACTCCTCACCGAGGGCGGCCGCAAGGAGACCGACATGCGGGAAGCGGCGTCCCTGCGGCAGCAGCGCCGGATGAAGCAGGCGGTGCAATTCATCCACAAGGACTCCGCCGACCTGCTACCCCTGGACGGCCTCAAAAAGCTGGGCTCGTCCAAGGACACG CAACCTCATAACATTCTGCAGAGGcgcctcatggaaaccaacctgTCCAAGCTCCGGAGCAGTCGAGTCCCTTGGGCCTCCAAGACCAACAAATTCAATCAGACAAAGTCTGAAGGGCTAAAAAAGTGTGAAGATGATGACATGATTTTAGTGTCTTGCCAG TGtgctggaaaggatgtgaaaGCTCTGGTTGACACCGGCTGTCAGTACAATCTCATCTCTTCGGTCTGTGTGGACAGATTGGG ACTAAAGGACCATGTTAAATCTCACAAGCATGAAGGAGAAAAGCTTTCTCTGCCACGGCATCTCAAAGTAGTAGGCCAGATTGAGCACCTACTGATTACAGTGGGCTCTCTCCGTCTGGATTGCCCAGCAGCTGTGGTTG ATGATAATGAAAGAAACTTGTCACTTGGGCTTCAGACTCTTAGATCCCTGAAG TGTATCATAAATTTGGACAAGCACCGGCTGATCATTGGGAAGACAGACAAAGAAGAAATCCCTTTTGTGGAGACAGTGTCTTCAAATGAAGCCAA CACTTCAGAAGCATAA
- the Nrip3 gene encoding nuclear receptor-interacting protein 3 isoform X2 produces MFYSGLLTEGGRKETDMREAASLRQQRRMKQAVQFIHKDSADLLPLDGLKKLGSSKDTQPHNILQRRLMETNLSKLRSSRVPWASKTNKFNQTKSEGLKKCEDDDMILVSCQCAGKDVKALVDTGCQYNLISSVCVDRLGLKDHVKSHKHEGEKLSLPRHLKVVGQIEHLLITVGSLRLDCPAAVVDDNERNLSLGLQTLRSLKCIINLDKHRLIIGKTDKEEIPFVETVSSNEANTSEA; encoded by the exons ATGTTTTACTCAGGACTCCTCACCGAGGGCGGCCGCAAGGAGACCGACATGCGGGAAGCGGCGTCCCTGCGGCAGCAGCGCCGGATGAAGCAGGCGGTGCAATTCATCCACAAGGACTCCGCCGACCTGCTACCCCTGGACGGCCTCAAAAAGCTGGGCTCGTCCAAGGACACG CAACCTCATAACATTCTGCAGAGGcgcctcatggaaaccaacctgTCCAAGCTCCGGAGCAGTCGAGTCCCTTGGGCCTCCAAGACCAACAAATTCAATCAGACAAAGTCTGAAGGGCTAAAAAAGTGTGAAGATGATGACATGATTTTAGTGTCTTGCCAG TGtgctggaaaggatgtgaaaGCTCTGGTTGACACCGGCTGTCAGTACAATCTCATCTCTTCGGTCTGTGTGGACAGATTGGG ACTAAAGGACCATGTTAAATCTCACAAGCATGAAGGAGAAAAGCTTTCTCTGCCACGGCATCTCAAAGTAGTAGGCCAGATTGAGCACCTACTGATTACAGTGGGCTCTCTCCGTCTGGATTGCCCAGCAGCTGTGGTTG ATGATAATGAAAGAAACTTGTCACTTGGGCTTCAGACTCTTAGATCCCTGAAG TGTATCATAAATTTGGACAAGCACCGGCTGATCATTGGGAAGACAGACAAAGAAGAAATCCCTTTTGTGGAGACAGTGTCTTCAAATGAAGCCAA CACTTCAGAAGCATAA